GATCGTGGACGCCGCCGCGCGGATCATGCGAGCGGAGGGGCTGGGGAAGGTCACGATGCGCCGCCTGGCGCAGGAGTTGGACACCGGCCCGGCGTCGCTGTACGTCTACGTCGCCAACACCGCCGAGCTGCACGCGGCCGTTCTGGATGCTCTGCTCGGCGAGGTCGACCTGACCGGACGGGACGGCGGTGAGGACTGGCGCGAGCAGCTCCGTGCCGTCATGACGTCGTACACCCTGGTGCTGTTCGAGCACCCGCAGCTCGCGCGGGCCGCGCTCGTCGCCCGCCCGAGCGGGGAGAACTATCTGCGTCTGGTGGAGCGCATCCTGGCTCTCCTTTCGTGCAGTGGCGTCGGCCGCGAACAGGTCGCCTGGGGGGTGGACAAACTGCTCCAGGATGCGACGGTCACCGCTGCCGAGCACGCGACGCACGAGCACGACCCCGCCTCCGAGGACGACTGGAACGCCGCCGTGGATGCGCTGCACGCCGTGGACGCCACCACGCATCCGGCGATCACCGCGCACATGCCCGCCCTGATCGGCGGCTCGGTGCGGGACAGGATGCACTGGAGCTTCGACGTCCTCGTCAACGGCATCACGCACACGCCGGTTCCGGGCACAGTGGACTGAGCTCTGGGCGCGTGGGCCGCCCTGTCGGCGGAGGGGGCTTGGGAGCCGAGATCTCGCCGCCCGCTGTCGGCGCTCGATTCGACGAACTTGTTCGCAACGAACATGTTCGTTACGCTGACGGGAGTGGCCGAGGCATCGCTTGCCGCCCCGTCGCGGACACCGCCCTTCGAAGGGCCGTGCGGCGTCGGCGGCGATCACTCGGCGGACAGAGGTGCTCCCCTACTTCTTCCGGAGGCAGCCCCATGAGCACGAGTCATTCTCCTGTCGCGATCATCGGCGGAGGGCTCGGCGGCCTGACCGCCGCCCGTGTCCTGCACGTCAAGGGCATCGAGTCGGTGATCTTCGAACGGGAGGCGTCGGCGGCGGCCCGTACCCAGGGCGGGATGC
This portion of the Sphaerisporangium krabiense genome encodes:
- a CDS encoding TetR/AcrR family transcriptional regulator produces the protein MSGRREPISRRERPAKPALSRRGIVDAAARIMRAEGLGKVTMRRLAQELDTGPASLYVYVANTAELHAAVLDALLGEVDLTGRDGGEDWREQLRAVMTSYTLVLFEHPQLARAALVARPSGENYLRLVERILALLSCSGVGREQVAWGVDKLLQDATVTAAEHATHEHDPASEDDWNAAVDALHAVDATTHPAITAHMPALIGGSVRDRMHWSFDVLVNGITHTPVPGTVD